The window CGATTCTGGTTTCTAATgtttggacagatctgaacttctttAATACTCACAACAGCAGTAAACATAAACAACAacaattaagaatgaaaatagaaagattaaacaaagaagaaacaagggaaagtggggaggaggtggctatctcaacctgggcttctcacccagaGCTATCttagctgctctaagcatttagttgcaaaactttcttttcattcaaatctgtcaataatggtacatatgcctctctattcaagtttacaatcatactaatactaggagccagtttccaaagaggactagacactcctactataactaggaattcaaaataggactaggacttgactttatgattCCATAATGGAGTAGGACTAAgaggccgtttgataacacttctattcctggagagtgttcttttacagaagtgttctttttcgattccatgctgtgaagacactctggcggaacagaaacagcgtttggtaaaactatttcagaaatggctttagaacaggaaaagaacagaaacagcgtttggcaaacacttctattcctggagagtataataatgaaaattcacttttgaacaatgaaatcaataattacaaacatgctattatggtcaaatttaacttaaataaggaaataatttgtttatgaaattatcttttaaaatactattacttaaaggaaataataaaatataaacataaagagttcccacatttatcttaataagaaaacaaaagtctactattcaagtttataggaattacaaaataaaaatcatagctgcaaataggtgtcttgaaattttattacataaacaatcaaatcaaggggtaacccttatctattgccatctgatttgcaatttgtatccttagctcattcatctgtcttccttgtacacgttgactgccttgatgaattgtagtagaagtactcgcaatatcaccatcttcttgttctccGTGAGCGTTAacatccttttttttccccttctcttttttgATAATTTAATGCCTACTATCTGTTAAAAAGGACAAAGCTAAAAATCATTCCTTAATTTACCTTCTTTGCTAAGAATATCTTGTGTAATTTCATGTCCTGCTTGTGCTAATGCAATTAACTGTTCAAGATAGGAAGTTAGTAAAAAATAGTTTCtctcaaaatgataaaatataaataagtaTTAAGGTATGCCAGAACCTGCATTGCAACAAcaaagtcattaaaatcaaggAACCCTTGACGTTCGGAATCCGCAATTGCCCACACctatgaagaaaataaaaggatattTCAGCTAAAGAAACAATTATAATCAAATTACAGACAGACATGGTAACCAAGATAGAAACATCCATGCTACACTTCCCTTTGTGTTAGGCATAAGAAAAATCAACATCCTAGGCACCAATATGGCAACGTATGGAACCCAGAACAAGCAGATGTAGCGATGCAGCAAAACCTTTTAGCTGGTAAACATAAAGTAGGATATTATCTAGCCCCttccctaaaaataaaatcacttcCTGAGAGACCACATGAACTGGCTCTGCAATGCCCTtttgagaaaagaaatcaataaatTGTAATTTCACAATGCTCGTCCAAGATATAGAAAAAGAGTGGATGTAACTGATACTTGCTATGCGAAACAAATTAGAACAGAAGTTTTTGGAGGGATTAAACTCAATAAACATCATCATGTAAAATACTACCCTATTGGGTCCATACTCTATAGTGATAATCTAGAGCTTCTAAATTTAAAGAGTTCATCTAGAAGCACAAAAATGTGGATCCTAAAGGTGAAACAGGAGGACGAATTATGAGCCACAgaagaaaataagcaaatagTGAAGAAAGAAACCTGCTTGAGTGCTGGCCGAGATAAATTAGCCATGGCGAAGAACTTGGTCGCATCGTTTCCCGTAATGCGGCCGTCGGCatctaaagaagaaaagaacgaAAAACAGGTTGGAAACTTTGAAGATTTAAGCGAGATCGAtccaataaattagaaaaaaaaaaaaaatgaaatgatggaAAGGGAGGAGGAACCTGTGTCGGCAAAGTTAAACCATTCCTGATagatcttctgattctcctttgAACAAATGCTGATCGGACTCGAAAGAATCTCCATTAGAGAAGAACCGATAATCTAAGCACTTCTCTAGATTTCGAAATTTCGAAAACGAGAGTTTGATTTGCACttcgaagagagagagagagagagagactttccCCTCTCTCAATAATAACAAAACTTGAAATTCTCGGAAACAGGCTTTGATCGTGAGAGGCAAGGAAGCGGCCACCGGCGACTGACCTGCGACCgacctgcgaccgagagagagatagaaggaAGCGGCGACTGACCTGCGAccaacctgcgaccgagagGAGAAACCGTTgaagcggcgaaggagagagagggcagcggcgaccgAGAGGAGAGAAGCGGCGACCGTTGCAGGGAAGCAGCGACAGTTGCAGGAAGCCGCGACCGAGAGTGAAAACCTATTGCAGGTTCTCCTtaggatttgggggtttttggtcgtgagatggagaaaagagaTTGTGGggttttgaatagttttgttcttttaagtttctaaaagaatagaaaagcaactttttggtactcttgcaatttattctttactcattctttttcattggttcattccgggagaataaaaaaatgaaccggacgtgccaaacatatttctgttctatttgcattcccgcataatagaagaacaccagaaacattctcccagagtgttatcaaacggcacctaactaactaatagtccatataggactttacaaccaaccaatggcctaatgggcctttattgaattaaataacaactaattaaactaatgaattaaatcccgttttcctaccttctatcCATATTTTACGAAAAAAATCCTTTGCCGCGGGTGCGGCCATGCGGCGAGGATCCGATGGCTGGCACGGCATCGGGGCGTGTGCCGATGTTGTCTCGGCTGTCGAATCCTCGCGGCACGGCCGCACCTGCGGCAGAGGATGAAAGTcccatattttaggccaattaaagtggctcatttcaaagaaaacccatgggatcaaaggcccaacacatatataacacaacccaaggcttatttgcaataaaataagcccaagtgacttatctacatcaatgaGCCAAAGGGTCGGatcggccaaggatgacccaaggggtcggGTTTCCCAGGGATGACTTGGATGATCGGCTCGGCCAAAGATGAGGTAAGGGGTtggctcggccaaggatgaggcaaggggtcggctcggccaaggatgaaCCAGCGATCGGCTTTGCCAAGGATGAGGCAAGGGGtcggctcggccaaggatgagccaaggggtcggctcggccaaggatgagccaaggggtcggctcggccaaggatgagcCAAGGGGTCAGCTCAGCCAAGGATGAGCCATGGGGCCGGCTCGGCCAAGGAgtgacatttttaccctcatcACTTTGCATTATGTATTATGTACTTGTGTAGATTGTAGATTACATATAATGTAGactatgtacttatgtagtatagtttcagactTTCAATCAACGACTCAATGTACATTACCAAACTTTGGTTGAccccacaagtatgactttatgtaTTTTTCCATGAAattaattatgtgaatgtgtaaaaaatgtctaaaataggacaTACATAaaaactcaagaaaaaaaaaacacacatttTGGGGATCGAAACCGAAGTTTCCACCCAACCGGGTAAAATTCTCCGGCTTCctcgaaatttcggtctccccaagggtcgaaacccgataccttgaaccttggatATAACCCAGTAACAATTTGATGGATAAAAAGTAGCAACCTGATGGTTGAACCCCAACTAACAGATGGTTACAAAAGTTCTCAACAAGAAAAACTGCAAGCTATATCCCGTCTTTAAGAATGAGAGAAATTAACTAACGATAGATCAATAACTCTGATCAGGCCCAAACTTAGGTCGAGTGTAGGGCTGAAATAATGGTTTAAATCTCCAAAAGCTGGGCATAATCCAATGTCTGGACTCTGGATAGGTGGCAATAGTGATTGATCAGAAAATAGAATCCTGAAATTTGAGAATTGCAGAACCACCAAGAGTAACCTACTCACTGATTTAATCAATACCAAACTCGAGTCGATGGAGGAGGCTAAACCCTTAATATCTAAAGCATCCAACTGTTGGATGGGAGATATATCCAATCTGTAGttccagccaaaaaaaaaaaaaaaggcaatagcAAGCTAATATACGACTGTAATATATGAATAAACAGCAACAAAAGAGTAGATTATTTATGCGCAGGGTATTAACAGCGTTCCATGTAAGATCAACTAGGGGCTTATAGAAACCAAAAACAGCATAGGATGCTGCACACACAACGGCAGAAAGCCCTGATGGGATTCTCAAAACAAGAAGGTTCGTGATTATTGGTTATTCAATGGTCTAGCAACATGTGACAATTTCAGGTCCAGTAAGTAGCAGTAGTATCTGGAAGGAGAGGAAaagaatggagagagaaaataagctACCGATTAGAGAGAATGGCTAGATCCACAATTGGTAGCAGTAACCCTTGTATTTATGACAATAAAACAGAATAGTTACAAGTATACCCTTTACTTATGTGACATACAGGTAAGACCCTAAGGGATACAAGTTATTCCAGAATAACACTTCACAATTTATGAATCTGTTCTCATTCGGTGTTATGTTAATATGTTTCCAGTCTGCATTCCAAAATAAACTCCAATTTGTGTGACATCCTTTTGTCCAACAGGCCGGTGTTCTCCCTACATCTGAATTCCCTTTGGTGTGATGAGATAAGACCCCACCCAccaaagtaggggtgtcaatttccagCCCGAACTGACTGAAAATGATTGAAAAACCGAATTGCAAATTCCATCTATTTGGGTGCTGGATGGGGAAACATATCACGATCCATTTCCCCTCCTCTTGACTATATTCTGACTTCAACTGTCTTTTAAGAGAACTCAATCTTAGGGTCCTTTGggatgaatgaatgaattaaaaTATTATGTATAATAAGAATATTATTGGGCATTTGAATGCATAAGTGAATCCTTAAAAAGAGATTTATTTTAATAGTAATTCACTAACTCTCTGTTTGTTTCATTATTCTTAGGATAAAGGTTCCTTGCCACTCCATTTATTTtacatcttcattttttctgTACAGTTTTGGATGATTGGCATTCCAGATGAGCTTTAGGGAGCAGGGAAACTGGCAATTATACCTAAGCCAGACAATGGCCATCTCCATAGCATCTTTTGTGGGAGAACCTagaaggggcaaaaccaacTTAGGAGCATGGCCATATCCCCGACatcttttaccattttttttttctgatgaataAATTCATGCCAATTTTATGCTCAGCTTTGTGCTTACCCCATCACAGGAtttaaaaatatcaaatatGACTCGGAATGAGTTCAGCCCAAACAAATGATAGTAAATTTTCAACTGACCTTGGGATTGTATTGTGCTTCTAAGCTTTGTTGGCCAACCTGGTGAGCACACCATTTTAGATAGGCTATGGTTATCAGGGTTGGATCCGTTAGGAATGGTGAACCTAGGTTTTATATATTTCTCTCGAAAGCTCATGTTGTTTCTGGGACTATCTAGTCCAAAGTTATTATAGTTGTCTCCTCTATAGTTTCCTTGGGGAGTTCTTTAAAGTAGGTTCCGTTCTTCATTCTTTCTGTGGAAGCGAGGAagggtttatgattttggggctttttatGCACCACTGGTTTTTGGCTTCGTTCTTCATGGCCAGACGCTAATGATGTTCTATTGTGTTGACTGGTTATtccatcttattttttttagaaggtgAATGACATAAGGAAGTTTGATTTCGATGCTGTTTAGTTAGTAGTTTCATATTGTTATCAACTTCAGTGAGAAAGAGGAAGCAGCATTTATGTATTGTATGTGTGACCTCATCCATCAAAAGCGATGTAGCTTGAGATCTTAATTTTGATACTCCTTCCAGTTAACATGTGTCTACATCTGGGCATTTGACAATAAATATTCTTCACTTTTTATGATATTCCATCTTGGCTACTGCCTGTACCCAGTTCTAGTGGGATGGCCCATTTTTGTGCTTATTTTAAATGCTAAGCCGTCACCAAGGTTTCATGGTGAATAGAGTCAGTTAACTTCaccactgatttttttttttttaatatcggTTCTTACTTTTCAGTTCTGATGCAATGGAATGCAACATATGGTACTTATGGCATTGGAGTGGGGAAATAGAATAGAGCAAGTGCCACATTCTTTAACTGGCCCagagattttaattttgaatggACAATATGGTACAGGTATGGGAAGGGGAGACCTGGTTTTGTATTTTTGAAAAGCTGTGGCAGTCTCGCTCTCAATGcaagagaaaattttgaatgtgCTTTGTGTCTTTTTCGAAGAAGGTTGAATGCAGGATTTGATCACAAGACTTGGCCACAACAACCCAATGTCCTTGTTGGGGCAAAGCAGCACCTTCAGAAAATACTGGAGGCGTTCTCCTTGGTCTCTGCCTTCTATTTTTAGTCTAGCTTTTCCGATGATGAAGGGAAACAAGGTCTGTATTCTTGAACTGCGCCTTGGGCGCTTGGAAACTAATGGGTAAGGGCAATGGAGGGATAAAATATTTCAATATTACACGGCATAAATCATGAAATGCAAGGGTTAAAGTATTCATACTCTTGATTGTATTGAAAACTTGTTGTACTGAACTGTTCTTACCTACTTGTAGACTGATTGCTTCCAAGATTGATGCATTTTTCCTTTGGCAGCACCATAAGCCACATCCTTTTGAAGGCTGCATATATAATGCTCCCACCATGGCTGGTGAGCCTTTGATGGTGCAGCTTTAGAGATGACCATTTTAATATCCAAATTCCATTGGTtatatctgattttttttttttttttgatgggtATTGGTTATATCTGTTTCACTCCTAGTAGTACAGACTAGAGTGTGGAATTACATGTTTCGGCCCTGATATAGTTTCACAGCTTCCATATAGAGTTGGTTATTTCGCTACAGCTCGTTCATAGGTTGTCTGCGAGAGTTCAAGTATTGGTATGcctattgctttttttttttttcaacagacCAGTGGAACTTTAACGACAGCTACAAGAGAGAGGGGAAAGTTGGTGAGAGTGGGTACCTCATGTCACAAGGTGAAGATGGAGAATCGAAGCAATGACCAATTGGGAGCTTGCACTCTATTGGTGAGGCACCAATCAACTGAGCAAACAATTGTCCTTTCTAGAGTTATTGGTTGTTTCTTGATTGGCAAATTATGTCTAGTCAACCCAAAAATCTGGCACGTTGATTCAAATTTTGTGGATTGATAGACCCTTAGGCATTTGCTCATATATCAAGTTTTAGTTTAAATAGAGTTTGTCGAGTGATAAAAATGAGTTATGAAAATCCACGCATGCAAATATATGTACATGTACGCTTCTACGTTagattaaaaaggtaaataattCCCACCTTTTTGGTAAGTATCGTttcaaaatcataccaaatactATTAAAAGTAAAGAATTGCAAAATTATAAAGTAAAACCATATCAAATACCATAATAACTGTATCAAAACTATACGAAAACTAGAGTAAATTAAACGCCGTCGGTGGGAATCGAACCCACGACCACGTGGTTAAAAGCCACGAGCTCTACCAGCTGAGCTTTCACTTAATTAAATAGTGTCATTACTTAATTGAAGATTTAGATTTCTAAAGAACATTTCTAAAGAACATCCACCGAACAGTAAAGCAACAAGTGGACTCCTCATTCCAGGGGTTTTCCTTACCCTTTCCCTCCCAATGTTAAGGTGTCCATCCCCTGTAGTAGAATCATCTCGAGTAATTATTTTCTGCAGTGAGCATCGATGACTGAGAGCATTCAGAGGATGTTTTTGCTAACCACCTCCCCATGGGACAAACAAAAAAGAGCATCGTGATTGGCGAATCTGATTCTCGGATTCGGGTCAGATACTTTACTTGGTGAGGTGGTCAGCCCGAATACAACTGTGAACTCCGTTCTTTTCCCGGCACGTGGACACTATCAGAACGTGGCCATTTCTCATTCGTCATTCGTCATTCGTCATTCGTCAAAGCTGTTAATCTTAAAAAGCTCGTGAAGGGAACGGCGCACCCACTTGAACGGTCACGCGATTCCCCACGCAACGCATCGCATCACCCGCCACGTCAGAAAGTAGaaaaattaaagcaaaaatgaaGAATTTAAGGCAATCCTCCCACGTGGCCTCTTACCCCACCGAGACCGGTCCATAAGAAGGACAACTTCACGTGATGTGGACCCACCTACACTCAAATCTCCCGGATATGCTCCAGGATTTTGGATTGCCACGGACCCAAGGTCCCACCACTGCCGACGTGGCGGACTGGCACGTGAACCTGTCCGGAAGATCTGTCCCCACCATTGCCGACGTGGCATATGTCACGTGAacgggtccctgaagatctgtTTCTCCACTCTTTATACTTGATGTGGGGCACTGTCATCAATAGTCACTGGTGGGGACGCCATGGGACCTGATGTAAGATCCAACGTTGAATGACCACTAAACGATTTGACTCCGTCTGTTAGTTTGGTAGGCATCTCAACTCTGAATGGGACTTGTCCGATTTGGTAACAATTGGGTTTAGGGGTGTCTATGAGTCAGTCCTGGTCGGTTACAGTCGGGCATTTTTATGATCTGATTTCAAGCAAACTGGATTAAAATTCAATTGTAACAATTGGGTTTCTTTAGGTTGAATGTGTAAGAAGTTGGATTGAACCTAGGTCCCACCCAATAGAACCAACCCCTTTGGTGGCTCTCTAGTTGGTCCGGTTTTACAAACCTATATATTTTTATGGGAGAGGGCTCTTAGAAAAAACATGATCGATTCATATATAGAGGGTAGTGACAGGAAAATGTGTTATGACttaggagaagagagatagagatagagatagagaccCATATGTGGGTTGTCCATATGATTACCTAAATAGTTATAGCGAATTGGGAATTATGTGGATAGACGCACGATCTCAAATTCGATCGATTTAAGTGAATATCGTGATGATAGAATGTTGGTGTATCTCATGCCATTTGCttagagaatttttttcttattttgatttttttttttttagtaaaaattaaaaaccatgCGTCAAATGTTTATTGTATGAGACCATGAGATATCAAGCAACCACTTACTTAACAAACTCCCCATGTATTCTATATATGACTTAAGACTAACAACATGGGAGGATTCAATCATTTCCTCCCATTTTCATCcacatatttattattttttactaataagaaaaggaaatgaagagATTAGGTTacatttaataaaaattaaaaagtgaCTCTTCTATGAACTTAAGAGGGATCTTTGGTACAACCAAATGcaattgagaaaaaagaatttgaggaaAACGACAACGGAGTTGGTGTCGACCCACATGTCTGTCTTTGCTGATGAGGCAGTGTGCCTCCACTATAAACATTACATTATTCTAAAGTTATCTGCAACTTGCTTATGCTTTTAATTGACAATTAAGCCATGTAGAGGATACCGAAAGGCCTTGTCAAAGCTTAATGTGCTTCAATTATTTTAATTAAGTGGTCCCTCACCCTCATCCCTCCTTCCTAAAAGTTTCAAGTTTTTAGTTTATAGAGAATTATGGGCTTCCcaccatttattttatttaagacTCCATgttggcctctctctctctttttttttttttttaaagaaacattaataatttttttttttaaagaaacatTAATAATAACTATTCATTTTGGTTTTGTATAAGAACATGAGTGACATTTCAATTAAAACCAttgatttaggggatggtatcggatcggtgagtatcgatcagttatgccctttttttttttttttttttttttttttttttaaggtacaattttttttactgttttacccttgaaactATACAGGTAATTGATCCAAATCGATCAAGTGATTAAAACTCACCTTCTAAACCTTGGATGGAATCTTGTAAGTTGAGGTATCGTGTCCTTCAGTACTAGCTTTCTTTTGGCTTCTAATGAACTAATTAGTATATATAAAGGCACAATCTATGGTGAAATTGGTTTCTTCTCATGGTTTCATATTCTTTGTGGATTGTTAAAGATGAGCATATTCCACCCTGGCTTTGTTTGTTTATACAAACTATTTATATAGTAGTTGTGAGTTGTGACATATGATCTATCTTTCATTAAAAGAAGATTTCCACCTAAACTATGTAGAGTCAGTGTTGATAAACTCATTATTCTTTTAAAACAGTGGGTCTTACTTTTAGGGTTCCACTATGAGTGAACCATAAAGTCTAAAGCCCATGGAAACTTGCCTGGAGCAAAACCATTTCTATGAGGGAATTTTTATATCCCTCCTTTTGGCAGGCAAGCGGCTTTGGGATTAATAAATAGGTTAATTATCAAGCCGAAAGCTTGATTCGTTTCGTGCTTAATATGTGATCCTATGAGTGCACTCTATGGTTAGGGATGGGAGGAGAGTTTATTCCTACATTGGTCGGGTATTGTGTGACTGTTAGAATTATAATCTTGGGAAAAGCATGTTTACCCTTCCCCtacacccaccaaaaaaaaaatgtttctctaGTATGAAACTCGGGTTTTTGGGTTGAATTCCATCAACATGTCAAGAATAATTAAAAGGATTAATTAGATATGATTCTTATTCCTTAGAATCACCAACACAAGAAAGCATATACATTGTAGAAAGCTTACTTTGGCCTCGGTTAACCTCCATTTTAATTAGCACTAAATCAAAGCAGTATGCTTTAACTTTTCTGGTCACCCCAAAAGGTGGTCCTTAAATTAGTTTATAATGGAGATTAAGATTTCAATAGAGGAAAGCAACCCCATAGTGCACACATTAAGTGGCGCCTAATGTTTATAAAATCTAATCAGAGAAGAAATGTTTAATTTTATATGTCAAGTCATGTTTGGATATTTAAGCTTTCCCCATTTTAAAAGTTACATCACTCTtaaaattcatttaaatatgAGATCTAATAGTGTGGAATGTGATTTAATTACCTCCAAGACAAGATAATATGATTGGCCATGAAACAAATAATATCACACTTGAAAAAAGAATTGTACCTCTTAACTACCATTTCTTGTGGCTTGAAAAACATATTAGATTAATTATTATACAAATATCAATCAATGTTACTTTTATAATATATAATTCTAACTCGACAGATATTCCTAATTTAGTAGTTTTGATAACTTGGAGAGAGGGGCTAAATAGGGAACACATGCTGtcacttttttcccctttttgatAGGACAAGAACcaaataaatttatatatacTCATCATATTAAATAGAAAATTATTATAATTACTATTCGACATCTCCCTAAATTCGTATTTCTTATTTCAAAGGTTTGAAAGGAGGAGAATCACATAACTTTATTTACATCGCTTCGTTGATTTCAACAAACAACAATTTGAATTTTATGGAAAGATgatggagagaaagagaaagagatatcACTCTCTATTGACATTTTTGTCGACATACATTTATGTTAAATATAACAGAATCgttcaaaaaatcaaagattcGGCAAACATATGTAGACATACGATAACTCACTTTTGTTTTGAGGGATTTCTACAAATAATGACTTTAGGTTacaatttctcttcctttttgttacattaaaaaaaaaaaaaaaatctgtttagAAAAAAACTATATTATAAATGATCTAATCaacaaattctttttttcttattgaatGTTGACAAAAATTCATATCATATGAAAGCATAGAAATGCGACTGTGATTGGatgttttattaattaattaatttattttgggtaatgatgtttttctgtttttgggtGAAATTTTGGGTAATTATGTTTGAAAGTTATGGAAGAAGGAAAGTGAGTCCAGTTACACTTAGGAAGGTTAAATGACTCAAATGCATCTGAAGGGTGTTTTGGTAAATTAAAACGCATGAAAACTTGGTGCATGTCCAAGAGTCCCACTCGATGATGGTGGTGGGTCCACTTGGCAGCCAAGTTGGACTGTGGAGAGAAGAGCTTGTGCGCGAGTGGGGATGAGAACCCACATAGAAGAAAGTCCACCTGTattcaaaacaggtcaagaattcgaaacAAACTTAACAGCACATGATATGAGGTTGAAGCATGACTACTTGCCCTTTACGTATGGGAGAAGTAGCTGGAGATAGGATTGGGGTTCCTTGACCAGAATCTGGATTCTAGATTAGGTTTGGCTTGGACACCTCTAGGGCTGTcaaatgggttgggttgggttgttttggtttgggtttggtttgattatatTGGTTTTGATGTGAGAATAGATGAATTCGAAACAAATCAATAATGGATGATTCGATTTCGGTTTTTCTTATTAGTTTGATATAGGGTTAGATTCAGTTTCTAGGTTGGTATAAGTTTCTTATTGGTTttatgtttttggttttttgggttaggtttttcatgtttgatttggtttttgtgtAGTGTGATATGGGTTTGTTTTCACAATACCCCCAACCCGAGACAATCCAATAAGTTTCAATTCAGTCTTGTTTCCCTCAACTCGTGCTTGGTGtgcccctattttttttttttttttctctttgttcacACCTTTTAGGATCAAGTTTCTTTTCTTCACCTATGGTGAAAGAAGAATCCTCTCACCATAGACATTGATTTAAACCTTCTGATTGAACCAAGGATGGATATTTATGACTGTGAACAATAGAGTGTGGGAATAAATGATGAACCCAAAGGTCAATCATAAGGTTATATCATCAGTGTAGAAGgaattcttctttctctaaGGGTGGATGaaaacttagggcccgtttgaaaacgtttctgccgtttctgtttcaagaaacaacagaaacataactttccgtttctagaaacaaaaacggaattgaaggtgtttgataagtcatgtttttagaagtcgatagtaaccaatgaaagaatggccacaaatcgtttccagaaacggcgaaacaagttgaacttgtttcgcctaggtcgtttcttgaaccataaataagtaaaaatttctatttctatttctgaaaataagtgaaacgaaacagttttatcaaacgctttttactccgtttctgttgtttttggaaacagaaacggcagaaacacgtttcttgaaacattatcaaacgggcccttagtcttCAGTTGTATGTCAAGTG is drawn from Macadamia integrifolia cultivar HAES 741 chromosome 7, SCU_Mint_v3, whole genome shotgun sequence and contains these coding sequences:
- the LOC122084534 gene encoding EH domain-containing protein 1-like encodes the protein MEILSSPISICSKENQKIYQEWFNFADTDADGRITGNDATKFFAMANLSRPALKQVWAIADSERQGFLDFNDFVVAMQLIALAQAGHEITQDILSKEGKLRNDF